In Vibrio hippocampi, the following are encoded in one genomic region:
- a CDS encoding type II secretion system F family protein: protein MMLLLAMGLLVCAVLFFIYDALQTDKRKRQIEIYLESPDVSSYVKVNRFLVRFGKGHQKELEGKLVDAGIYNKELAKYYFPMKLILLGAVGAAAVLIPVEFNQKLIIGVVGLVAVIVVPDLILNTRRRSLVRKVTSQLPYLLDMMAVCVQTGMTIEASLAYLADELEVFDQDLCYQIKRISDSAKIKGLEKALNDFGERVPTPPIRSFVLTVVQNLQYGTSISQVLTDLSEDLRKVQILTVEEKVGKLSAKMSVPLIILIMFPIVILILAPGIMQMSLNVGG from the coding sequence ATGATGTTATTGCTCGCGATGGGATTATTGGTCTGTGCGGTGTTGTTCTTCATTTACGATGCTTTGCAAACGGATAAGCGCAAGCGCCAGATTGAGATTTATTTAGAGTCACCGGACGTTTCATCCTACGTTAAGGTCAACCGTTTCTTGGTGCGTTTTGGTAAAGGGCACCAAAAGGAGTTGGAGGGCAAACTCGTTGATGCGGGTATCTATAACAAGGAGTTAGCGAAATACTATTTTCCAATGAAGCTAATCCTGCTGGGCGCGGTTGGTGCTGCGGCGGTATTAATTCCGGTCGAGTTTAACCAAAAATTGATTATCGGTGTGGTTGGTTTGGTCGCGGTTATCGTTGTGCCGGATCTGATCCTCAATACACGTCGTCGCAGTTTGGTGCGGAAAGTCACCAGTCAATTGCCTTATCTACTCGATATGATGGCGGTCTGTGTACAAACCGGCATGACGATTGAAGCATCATTAGCGTATCTTGCCGATGAATTGGAAGTGTTTGACCAAGATCTCTGCTATCAAATCAAGCGCATTTCAGACTCTGCGAAAATCAAAGGTCTGGAAAAAGCCTTAAATGATTTTGGTGAGCGTGTACCGACGCCACCGATACGAAGTTTTGTACTGACCGTGGTGCAAAATCTCCAATACGGCACCTCAATTTCACAAGTATTAACGGATCTATCCGAAGACCTTCGTAAAGTGCAAATTCTTACAGTGGAAGAGAAGGTGGGTAAGTTGTCTGCCAAGATGAGTGTGCCGCTGATTATTTTAATCATGTTTCCCATTGTTATCCTGATCCTTGCTCCAGGGATTATGCAAATGTCATTAAATGTGGGTGGTTAG
- a CDS encoding TadE/TadG family type IV pilus assembly protein, with amino-acid sequence MGKGQYSVAPSKQRGVAAIWMGLSLVPIMGFAFWAVEGTRYVQESSRLKDATEAAVLAVTIADSEESSAEMAQGYVDAYVRDIDASQFEITRTYQERDDDNDLLEYIQYQVDSITTHDSWFASNFIPSFSEQQDLAAQSTAKKYPTLLGDNNIDIVFVSDFSGSMNRYWDSKSSCDSSNSGCKIADLKQAIEAVSENILCSSVSNTELDEDGEDRCADDADTTSDKLDNRIAFVPYNIRTREHTSNDTYIVSQLRYNDYNHSLSDYSYEDIDWDKWRVEDDDDIEDCADRYSKCDGQNNTEKKDNQQQAKRIEDVMTSRHDSKNKDKFETNNYDTYNYVDFDLSVSQMMVDKYSSANLNTAFRIDDNDLYSGFGQSSQKQFWNVELTNNISNLETIDEMVASGNTAAFQGILTGIQYLAKGDPNSDDDEIQEEYDNKVKMLLILSDGQESPDNGVLSGLVDAKLCDKARENIPGLYIGIIGIDFEADTQSGFQDCVLEPDEDIINVNNLDELIEKIEELIAKGAKTNGVTKLY; translated from the coding sequence GTGGGGAAAGGACAATATTCAGTCGCACCTTCCAAGCAGCGCGGAGTCGCCGCTATTTGGATGGGATTGAGCTTAGTTCCGATTATGGGTTTTGCGTTCTGGGCGGTCGAGGGAACCCGTTACGTTCAAGAATCGAGTCGTCTAAAAGACGCAACGGAAGCGGCTGTTTTAGCGGTGACTATTGCCGATAGTGAAGAGAGCAGTGCCGAAATGGCACAAGGCTACGTCGATGCTTATGTGCGTGATATTGATGCAAGCCAATTTGAAATCACTCGTACCTATCAAGAACGCGATGACGACAATGATCTGCTCGAATACATTCAATACCAAGTGGATTCGATTACAACCCATGACTCTTGGTTTGCGAGTAATTTTATCCCGAGTTTTTCTGAGCAGCAGGATTTAGCCGCTCAATCAACGGCGAAGAAATATCCCACGTTATTAGGCGATAACAACATTGATATTGTATTTGTGTCCGATTTCTCTGGTTCGATGAACCGTTATTGGGATTCAAAGTCGAGCTGTGATAGCAGTAATTCAGGTTGTAAAATTGCCGATTTAAAACAAGCGATCGAAGCGGTATCGGAAAATATTTTGTGTAGCTCTGTGAGCAATACCGAACTCGATGAAGATGGAGAAGATCGCTGCGCTGATGATGCTGATACGACGAGTGATAAGTTAGATAATAGAATTGCGTTTGTTCCGTACAATATACGCACTAGAGAGCATACGAGTAACGATACGTATATTGTCAGCCAATTAAGATACAACGACTATAATCATTCGCTATCCGATTATAGCTACGAAGATATTGACTGGGATAAATGGCGTGTAGAAGACGATGACGATATTGAAGACTGCGCGGACAGATATAGCAAATGTGATGGTCAGAACAATACTGAAAAGAAAGATAATCAACAACAAGCCAAGCGTATTGAAGATGTGATGACCAGTCGTCATGACAGTAAGAATAAAGACAAATTCGAAACCAACAATTATGACACTTATAACTATGTCGATTTTGATTTGTCGGTCAGTCAGATGATGGTGGATAAATACAGCTCTGCAAATTTAAACACTGCGTTTCGAATTGACGATAACGATTTATATTCCGGCTTTGGTCAATCAAGTCAAAAACAGTTCTGGAATGTTGAACTGACAAACAACATCTCAAACCTTGAAACCATTGATGAAATGGTTGCGAGTGGTAATACGGCTGCGTTTCAAGGGATCTTAACCGGTATTCAATATCTTGCGAAAGGGGATCCAAACTCCGACGATGATGAGATACAAGAAGAGTACGACAACAAAGTGAAAATGTTGTTGATACTGAGCGATGGTCAAGAATCTCCGGATAATGGTGTGCTCAGTGGTCTTGTCGACGCCAAGCTGTGCGATAAAGCACGAGAAAATATACCAGGCTTGTATATCGGCATTATCGGTATCGACTTTGAGGCAGATACGCAAAGTGGATTCCAAGACTGTGTACTAGAGCCCGACGAAGATATTATCAATGTGAATAATCTCGATGAATTGATTGAAAAAATTGAAGAATTAATCGCCAAAGGTGCCAAAACCAATGGCGTGACTAAGTTATATTAG
- a CDS encoding tetratricopeptide repeat protein, with amino-acid sequence MNKKVSEMKWFSTSVLAVAMSLLLGCQTTANTSQDSEVNIKSESQVAQMEKVNNYDGLIEHYKQQIAQNNNDVKAMENLAQTYLAKGDIESAQFWVLHLLHKGVSTANLYQLHGQISMQQGEAKTALVAYQDAVKAGQNGGQIYVLLGIAHSQLDEFSQAVEQFNQARLLGYDDLTIKNNLAVIYLAQQDYPKVIETLIPLLKQHPDNQVIKANLAVALFKTGQQAQAQKLLSDQFNDTELYLISRQLKPVSG; translated from the coding sequence ATGAATAAAAAAGTGAGCGAGATGAAATGGTTTTCTACGTCGGTCTTAGCCGTCGCCATGTCCTTGTTGCTGGGGTGTCAAACCACAGCAAACACCTCCCAAGACTCCGAAGTCAATATCAAAAGCGAGTCTCAAGTTGCGCAGATGGAGAAAGTGAACAATTACGATGGATTAATTGAGCACTATAAACAGCAAATCGCGCAGAATAACAACGATGTTAAAGCCATGGAAAACCTTGCCCAGACCTATCTTGCGAAAGGCGATATTGAGTCAGCACAGTTTTGGGTATTGCACCTGTTACATAAAGGTGTGAGCACGGCTAATTTGTATCAATTGCATGGGCAAATTTCGATGCAACAAGGCGAGGCAAAAACTGCGCTGGTTGCCTATCAAGACGCAGTAAAAGCCGGGCAAAACGGGGGGCAAATTTATGTTTTGTTGGGTATTGCTCACAGTCAATTGGATGAGTTTTCTCAAGCGGTTGAGCAATTCAATCAGGCGCGTTTACTGGGTTACGACGATCTCACCATTAAGAATAATCTCGCAGTGATCTATTTGGCACAGCAAGATTACCCCAAGGTCATTGAAACCCTGATCCCTTTGCTTAAACAGCATCCGGATAATCAAGTGATCAAAGCGAACCTTGCCGTTGCGTTATTTAAAACAGGGCAACAAGCGCAGGCACAGAAACTGTTAAGCGACCAGTTTAATGATACAGAGCTTTATCTTATTTCAAGACAGTTGAAACCAGTGAGCGGATAA
- a CDS encoding type II secretion system F family protein has translation MLWVSLILFAIALLFMGDSKQKKIDHYFDLQSHDSETLKAINVKSLSGNKQGQRLKQAMLPIMAILGPRFALYIVLYILASVAAAFYILANLLSSDNYWLVIPISIVIVAFGYRLVTNRRRSQFEQTFPDALNIMMSAVTAGDSLMQAICYVGDTMDNAIGKEFKLMGDRLRLGETPEVVLQRSCKHYPYPEFIFFTVTLRANISRGGQLKGVLARLIRVLVESRTLEKKKMAMTSEARMSAKIVALIPVAFMFILNMINPQSIDFIVNDPEGRIVLYYVLGSEALGLSIIWWLVRGVRI, from the coding sequence ATGTTGTGGGTTTCACTGATTTTGTTTGCAATTGCCTTACTGTTTATGGGCGACTCAAAACAGAAAAAGATCGATCATTACTTTGATCTTCAATCCCATGACTCAGAAACGCTCAAAGCGATCAACGTTAAGTCTCTTTCTGGTAACAAACAAGGACAGAGACTTAAACAGGCGATGTTGCCCATTATGGCGATTCTCGGTCCGAGGTTTGCCTTATATATCGTTCTTTACATACTGGCGAGTGTCGCGGCGGCTTTCTATATTCTGGCGAATCTACTGTCTAGTGATAATTATTGGCTGGTCATTCCTATCAGTATCGTGATTGTCGCGTTTGGTTATCGACTGGTGACCAATCGACGTCGAAGTCAATTTGAACAAACCTTTCCCGATGCATTAAACATTATGATGAGCGCCGTGACGGCGGGGGATAGCTTGATGCAGGCAATCTGTTACGTGGGCGATACCATGGATAATGCCATCGGCAAGGAGTTCAAGTTAATGGGGGATCGTTTGCGCCTTGGTGAGACCCCAGAGGTCGTGCTGCAGCGCTCATGCAAACATTACCCTTATCCTGAATTTATTTTTTTCACGGTGACATTGCGGGCAAATATTAGTCGCGGTGGACAGCTCAAGGGCGTCTTGGCTCGCTTAATTCGAGTATTAGTTGAGTCTCGAACCCTAGAAAAGAAAAAAATGGCGATGACTTCAGAAGCACGTATGTCGGCAAAGATTGTGGCTCTGATTCCCGTTGCGTTTATGTTTATTCTTAACATGATTAACCCGCAAAGTATCGACTTTATTGTCAATGACCCTGAGGGTCGAATCGTACTGTACTACGTGCTTGGCAGCGAGGCGCTGGGCTTGAGTATTATCTGGTGGTTAGTGCGAGGTGTCAGAATATGA
- a CDS encoding AAA family ATPase yields the protein MFDLTKALTSKPNSIIENPNGIAACTLYYQTTECIELVQEVFRFEGWNDPTCVKQTTELNKSANAQTSQIVLLELNESADVVEDAKAFASKLPTQKGVVVIGREDAISTLRALKEMGFYYVFWPVNKQEFADFLTHVNKNLKTFSGVSQKRKAKRVAVVGAKGGTGTTFLATEISSVLAQQGTDTILVDHQYSHSNIDVMLALKDFQTQKIDEFTTPLHEMDEDAALTFLHSARKNLRLLSITGDMEQGDVLNYSQTLCDLLSRNTNFIIEDFSGSVDFRVEPQMLVSHFDVVVIVLDASISAVRNAKKFCEKIDNLQLTLSHRTRVITVVNAHRQESSFVLKKDEFKKYLGREPELHIGYCKQLAHLIIDGKRAYKQDRQMGRALERLVKLINGQPIADEGLGKWFKRSRKA from the coding sequence ATGTTTGATTTAACCAAAGCCCTGACCAGCAAACCGAATTCTATTATAGAGAATCCGAACGGCATCGCCGCTTGTACCCTCTATTATCAAACCACAGAATGTATTGAACTGGTTCAAGAAGTATTTCGTTTTGAAGGATGGAATGATCCTACTTGTGTTAAGCAAACCACGGAACTGAATAAATCTGCCAATGCACAAACCAGTCAGATCGTTTTACTTGAGTTAAACGAATCGGCAGATGTAGTAGAAGATGCCAAGGCGTTTGCAAGCAAACTGCCCACCCAAAAAGGCGTCGTGGTTATTGGTCGTGAAGATGCAATTTCAACACTGCGAGCCTTAAAAGAGATGGGCTTTTATTACGTTTTTTGGCCAGTGAACAAGCAAGAGTTTGCTGACTTTTTGACCCACGTTAATAAGAACCTAAAAACCTTTAGTGGCGTTAGCCAGAAGCGCAAAGCTAAACGCGTGGCAGTGGTTGGCGCTAAAGGAGGTACTGGCACCACTTTCTTAGCGACTGAAATCAGTTCAGTGCTCGCGCAGCAGGGGACAGATACCATTTTGGTCGATCACCAATATAGTCATAGCAATATTGATGTGATGCTGGCTTTGAAAGATTTCCAGACTCAGAAAATCGATGAATTTACCACGCCTCTGCATGAAATGGATGAAGATGCGGCGTTGACCTTCTTACATTCGGCGCGAAAGAACCTACGTTTATTGTCGATCACGGGTGATATGGAACAAGGCGATGTGCTGAATTATAGTCAAACACTCTGTGACCTGCTGTCCCGCAATACCAACTTCATCATTGAAGATTTCTCCGGCAGTGTCGATTTTCGTGTCGAACCGCAGATGTTAGTGAGTCATTTTGATGTGGTGGTGATTGTGCTTGATGCGTCGATTTCTGCTGTTAGAAATGCCAAGAAGTTTTGTGAAAAAATCGACAACCTGCAACTGACGTTATCACACCGAACACGAGTTATCACCGTGGTGAATGCACATCGCCAAGAGAGCAGTTTCGTGCTGAAAAAAGACGAATTTAAAAAGTATCTTGGTCGTGAGCCAGAATTGCATATCGGTTATTGCAAGCAACTCGCCCACTTAATTATCGACGGTAAGCGAGCCTACAAACAAGACCGTCAAATGGGTCGAGCGCTTGAGCGTCTTGTTAAGCTTATCAACGGTCAGCCTATTGCTGACGAGGGGCTGGGTAAATGGTTTAAAAGGTCACGTAAAGCATGA
- a CDS encoding TadE family protein → MHRRSKQWGTTTIEFAMGGIVLIFSTFAIFEACYQVYVVNMTEYALRETVRSTKTYQGGSVNDKYLEQFNRIIQDDSNLWHFLMDDEKFSMDGRYYLSYSDFINDIGTDYENLASSYDLAEITVSYDYSPMIEVFGNQEHTITRTMVLNLEHEGWDDEE, encoded by the coding sequence ATGCATCGACGAAGTAAGCAGTGGGGAACCACAACCATAGAATTTGCCATGGGGGGAATAGTATTAATTTTCTCCACCTTTGCCATTTTTGAAGCTTGCTATCAGGTGTATGTGGTGAATATGACGGAATATGCCCTGCGGGAAACTGTTCGAAGCACCAAAACTTATCAAGGTGGCAGCGTCAATGATAAATATTTAGAGCAGTTTAATCGCATTATTCAGGACGACAGTAACTTGTGGCACTTTTTGATGGATGACGAAAAATTTTCCATGGATGGGCGCTACTACTTGAGCTATTCCGATTTTATCAATGACATCGGCACCGACTATGAAAACCTAGCTTCAAGCTATGACCTAGCCGAAATCACAGTTAGCTACGACTATAGTCCAATGATTGAGGTGTTTGGTAATCAGGAACACACGATTACCCGCACAATGGTACTCAATCTTGAGCATGAGGGGTGGGATGATGAGGAATAA
- a CDS encoding CpaF family protein: MISNKELYLAFRGQIFEALDAEAVQKMERADLESQIQNAVDLLASNYPRPITNMMKSGLVKSLMDELFGLGPLQPLVVDQSITDIMVNGPNNIFFERQGKVIKADVSFVNEEQLLAIAKRIASRVGRRVDELSPTVDARLEDGSRVNIVIPPIALDGTSISIRKFREQNIGFEDLVNFGSMSADMARLLMVASRCRMNILISGGTGSGKTTLLNALSNYIADDERVVTIEDAAELRLQQPNLVRLETRAASIEQTGAIDQRDLVINALRMRPDRIVLGECRGSEAFEMLQAMNTGHDGSMSTLHANTPRDAISRVESMVMMANLNQPLDAIRRTIVSAVQLIVQVNRLRDGSRKITSISEVVGLEGDNVVMEEIFHFRYDEAHFGETVQGDFVTSGIMQRSQLVKKAQFFGLYNELMASFKGV, translated from the coding sequence ATGATTTCAAATAAAGAACTATATCTCGCCTTTCGTGGACAAATCTTTGAAGCACTGGATGCCGAGGCAGTGCAAAAGATGGAACGTGCCGATTTAGAGTCGCAGATCCAAAATGCGGTCGACCTGCTCGCAAGTAACTACCCGCGCCCGATTACTAATATGATGAAATCAGGTTTGGTCAAAAGCCTGATGGACGAACTGTTTGGCTTGGGTCCGTTACAGCCATTGGTTGTAGACCAAAGCATCACCGATATTATGGTGAACGGACCCAACAACATCTTCTTCGAGCGCCAAGGCAAGGTTATAAAAGCGGACGTTAGCTTTGTTAACGAAGAACAGTTGCTGGCGATTGCCAAACGCATTGCTTCAAGAGTGGGTCGTCGTGTTGATGAACTGTCGCCAACGGTCGATGCGCGCTTGGAGGATGGGAGCCGTGTCAACATAGTCATCCCGCCGATTGCTCTTGATGGAACCTCAATATCGATTCGTAAATTCCGTGAACAGAATATTGGCTTTGAAGACTTGGTCAACTTTGGTTCCATGTCTGCGGATATGGCGAGGTTGCTGATGGTGGCTTCTCGCTGTCGGATGAATATCCTTATTTCAGGTGGTACCGGCTCAGGTAAAACCACTTTACTCAATGCCTTATCCAACTATATCGCCGATGATGAGCGTGTGGTGACGATTGAGGATGCCGCAGAACTGAGGTTGCAACAACCCAACTTGGTCAGGCTCGAAACGCGCGCCGCGAGTATCGAGCAAACAGGGGCTATCGACCAGCGAGACTTGGTGATCAATGCGCTGCGTATGCGTCCTGATAGAATTGTATTAGGTGAGTGTCGTGGCTCGGAAGCGTTTGAGATGCTTCAGGCGATGAACACAGGTCATGATGGCTCCATGTCGACACTGCACGCCAATACGCCTCGCGATGCCATTAGCCGTGTTGAATCTATGGTGATGATGGCCAACCTTAACCAACCTTTAGACGCGATTCGTCGCACCATCGTCAGTGCGGTTCAGTTGATTGTGCAAGTCAACCGTCTCAGAGATGGCTCGCGCAAAATTACCAGTATTTCCGAAGTCGTTGGTCTTGAAGGTGACAACGTTGTGATGGAAGAGATCTTCCATTTCCGTTACGACGAGGCGCACTTTGGTGAAACAGTGCAAGGGGATTTTGTCACCAGTGGCATTATGCAGCGCTCACAGTTGGTGAAAAAAGCGCAGTTCTTTGGCTTGTATAACGAACTGATGGCGTCATTCAAAGGGGTGTAA
- a CDS encoding type II and III secretion system protein family protein — MRSKRSSWQNNKILKNISFYLTALWTLMLVNTSMVVAAERYITLDEATHISLSAPISKVFISNPNIADYKIINDNTLVVFARQVGQTRLIVYGVEQEVLLSDKVLVDLDLAEVRKQIKFHYPELNIKLTSIGEKVAVSGVVESEQQRDDIYRLVANLLGREMVTRYESSQLLSFESDSGDMEEPQSMIFARNMTWDGIIEKLTINTLQQVNVKVSVAQVTENFSETVGIDWSSAGQSVGEFLFEQFHAPDISTLISALADDSVAQILAEPNLTVLSGESASFLVGGEVPVIVTSDGSVNISFKEYGIKLDLTAKVMSEQKIRMQLAPEVSEVEAYIEASGIEVPQLASRRAMTTIELADGDSFVLGGLMNSTDYEQLQKMPIIGDIPVFGAAFRKSITERKRTELIIVATVNLVKPSKATELQLPTIRKTSTLARWLNLSPNKQLAPQIKGQNSPQDATQRLLSQGGFIE; from the coding sequence ATGCGATCAAAACGTTCTAGTTGGCAAAATAATAAAATACTAAAAAATATCTCATTCTATCTAACGGCTTTATGGACACTAATGCTGGTCAATACATCGATGGTGGTTGCAGCAGAACGCTATATCACTCTTGATGAAGCGACACATATTTCGCTATCCGCTCCCATTAGTAAGGTGTTTATTAGCAATCCAAATATTGCGGATTACAAAATAATTAATGACAACACTTTGGTCGTTTTTGCCCGCCAAGTGGGTCAAACACGCTTGATTGTTTATGGGGTAGAACAAGAAGTCTTATTATCCGATAAAGTGCTGGTTGATCTTGATTTAGCTGAGGTTAGAAAGCAGATCAAATTTCACTATCCAGAACTTAATATCAAATTAACCTCGATTGGCGAAAAAGTTGCTGTAAGTGGCGTCGTAGAGTCCGAACAGCAGCGCGATGATATCTACCGTCTTGTTGCCAATTTGCTTGGCAGAGAAATGGTTACTCGTTATGAATCTTCGCAACTCCTCTCTTTTGAGTCTGATAGCGGCGACATGGAAGAGCCTCAAAGTATGATCTTCGCGCGTAATATGACTTGGGATGGAATCATTGAAAAATTGACCATCAACACGCTTCAGCAAGTAAATGTCAAAGTGTCCGTGGCGCAAGTGACCGAAAATTTCTCTGAAACCGTGGGTATTGATTGGAGCAGTGCGGGACAGAGTGTCGGTGAATTTCTGTTTGAACAATTCCACGCTCCCGATATATCAACCCTTATCTCCGCTCTCGCTGATGATAGCGTTGCACAGATCTTAGCGGAGCCCAACCTAACGGTATTGTCTGGCGAATCGGCGAGTTTTCTTGTTGGTGGTGAAGTGCCGGTTATTGTGACCAGTGACGGTTCAGTCAATATCAGCTTCAAAGAGTACGGGATTAAGCTCGATCTCACTGCCAAAGTGATGAGCGAACAAAAAATTCGCATGCAACTGGCACCGGAAGTGAGTGAAGTTGAAGCCTATATTGAAGCCTCAGGAATCGAAGTTCCTCAGTTGGCGTCACGCCGGGCAATGACGACGATTGAACTCGCTGACGGCGACAGCTTTGTTTTAGGTGGACTGATGAACAGCACCGATTACGAACAGCTACAAAAAATGCCCATCATTGGTGATATTCCAGTGTTCGGCGCGGCATTTCGCAAGTCTATCACTGAGCGCAAACGTACCGAACTTATTATCGTTGCAACCGTAAACCTAGTGAAACCGAGCAAGGCAACCGAGTTACAGTTACCGACTATTCGCAAGACATCGACTTTAGCTCGTTGGTTGAACTTATCACCTAACAAGCAGTTAGCTCCGCAGATTAAGGGACAAAACTCGCCACAAGACGCGACTCAGCGCCTACTGTCTCAGGGAGGGTTTATCGAATGA
- a CDS encoding OmpA family protein, with protein sequence MLLHKTGILVGFTLLWAGKSVAIELDRQSYCHQGASEIRQVSTVKQVNLLTHHVDGHPQHITQIQAPRLSEQILSQNFNQFHLQDCLDIVSDEPLYNRDNKQVATIHFKFDQAKLSPLATQSLQGVAQKIATQPTLKMKIDGHTDNSGSDAYNQKLSILRASNSASVLIYQGVHSNNVQLEGFGENQPHTDNSTKYGRSLNRRSLIYVVE encoded by the coding sequence ATGCTTTTGCATAAAACAGGAATACTGGTTGGGTTCACTTTGCTTTGGGCTGGAAAAAGCGTTGCCATAGAGTTAGACCGACAGAGTTATTGCCACCAAGGCGCTTCCGAGATCAGGCAGGTGAGTACAGTAAAGCAAGTGAATCTTTTGACGCATCATGTCGATGGTCATCCACAACATATTACTCAGATACAAGCGCCGAGATTATCTGAACAGATTTTGAGTCAAAATTTTAATCAATTTCACCTCCAAGATTGTTTGGACATTGTGAGTGATGAACCCCTTTACAATAGGGACAATAAACAAGTAGCGACGATTCATTTTAAGTTTGACCAAGCTAAACTATCACCACTCGCAACGCAAAGCTTGCAAGGTGTCGCTCAAAAAATAGCGACGCAACCAACACTAAAAATGAAAATCGATGGACACACGGATAATAGCGGTTCTGACGCCTACAACCAAAAGTTAAGTATTTTACGCGCCAGTAACAGCGCGAGTGTGCTCATTTATCAAGGCGTACATAGTAATAATGTACAGCTGGAAGGCTTTGGCGAAAATCAACCTCATACTGACAACAGCACAAAATACGGACGCAGTTTAAATCGCCGCAGTTTGATCTATGTCGTAGAGTGA
- the tadF gene encoding tight adherence pilus pseudopilin TadF has product MMRNNHSRLRSPSPTVRKQRGSFAIELAFVLVGLCAIFLFATDLSYQLLLRANLDRSSYALVNVLKERTRYFDADITNQTGLELDSDDLLDMQTVAARMLNKQQDEVAIQIESLLSGSQVDTRMSDEYRTQNCSTNSIEDYQDLAPIDNGVYYPLYRVTLCAQHDSWFQSFFNSDTDTIQIVSSSVIAGR; this is encoded by the coding sequence ATGATGAGGAATAACCACTCACGGTTACGGTCACCATCACCGACGGTTCGCAAGCAAAGAGGCTCATTTGCTATAGAACTTGCGTTTGTTTTGGTGGGGCTGTGTGCAATCTTTTTATTTGCGACGGACTTAAGTTATCAACTGTTGCTAAGAGCAAATTTGGATCGCTCAAGTTATGCGCTAGTGAATGTTCTTAAGGAACGTACGCGCTATTTTGATGCTGATATTACCAATCAAACCGGATTGGAATTAGACAGTGATGATTTGTTAGATATGCAGACCGTCGCCGCGAGAATGCTCAACAAACAACAAGATGAGGTGGCAATCCAGATTGAGTCATTGCTCTCGGGAAGCCAAGTGGATACCAGAATGAGCGATGAGTATCGTACACAAAACTGCAGCACGAATAGTATTGAGGATTACCAAGATTTAGCGCCGATTGATAACGGTGTTTACTATCCCTTATATCGTGTGACGTTGTGTGCTCAGCATGACTCTTGGTTCCAATCCTTCTTTAATTCAGACACGGATACCATACAAATCGTGTCTTCCTCAGTGATTGCAGGGAGGTAA
- a CDS encoding RcpC/CpaB family pilus assembly protein, whose translation MRSRIVLVVALLALGIGVKGVLDLLAQPNNTNVAVNNEQKEPETYITVWQLNQNVKKGQVLNIDMVEKRQLPLNQALELGEKKDIVLDFDPSTLINISLDKGRYMLPEYQTKKSQPGYVDLLVTEGMTLYPLQVTTSNLVKDYIRPGSFIDILTVSSPNSNLAVNADKPKRFRGIKSSVFLKHVKVLNIGNETENESIQARSPVKEEGKTTVVIEVHPDQLTKLALAQRTMHIEIYRSQTYQQPTYAEVRNIMDNYMGIEELRGGVDSEGESL comes from the coding sequence ATGAGATCAAGGATAGTTCTAGTTGTTGCATTGCTTGCCTTAGGGATTGGGGTTAAAGGTGTGTTAGATCTGTTGGCGCAACCTAATAATACAAATGTGGCTGTCAATAATGAGCAGAAAGAGCCAGAGACCTATATCACTGTTTGGCAATTAAATCAGAACGTAAAAAAAGGGCAAGTCCTTAACATTGATATGGTGGAGAAGCGTCAGTTACCACTTAATCAAGCACTGGAATTAGGTGAGAAAAAAGATATTGTCTTGGACTTTGACCCGTCAACCCTTATTAATATCTCTTTAGATAAGGGTCGTTACATGTTGCCAGAGTATCAAACTAAAAAGTCACAACCAGGATATGTTGACCTTCTAGTGACCGAAGGAATGACGCTCTACCCATTACAAGTCACAACTTCTAATTTAGTTAAAGATTATATTCGACCAGGCTCCTTTATTGACATTCTAACGGTCAGTTCACCAAACAGTAATCTTGCGGTTAATGCCGACAAACCAAAACGCTTTCGTGGAATAAAATCATCGGTATTTTTGAAGCACGTGAAAGTATTGAATATCGGTAATGAAACAGAAAATGAGTCAATTCAAGCTCGCTCTCCGGTAAAAGAAGAGGGTAAAACGACAGTTGTAATAGAAGTCCATCCAGACCAACTGACTAAGTTAGCGCTGGCACAACGGACCATGCACATCGAAATATACCGTAGTCAAACCTACCAACAACCGACTTATGCAGAAGTGCGCAATATTATGGATAATTATATGGGCATCGAAGAGTTACGAGGTGGTGTGGACAGTGAGGGAGAATCACTGTAA